In the Candidatus Polarisedimenticolia bacterium genome, GGCCGTGTCTTTGATGAAATTTGCGCCCTTCAGGCGGTCGTCAATGTACAGAAACCTGACCAGGTGTGTTCGCCCCGCGTTAATGCGGTGCTCACCAACCACGTCCAAGATCGACGTTATGAGGCCTGCAGGATGAGAATCCCAATTCTGGAGCTTCTCATCGAGGAGTCTCAGCGCCTTCCTCGTTGATCCTGGCGTCTGTGCTTTCTGAAACGCTCTTACGTCCTCCCATACCGCCGGGTCGTCTTCGTCCAGTCTCATGGCATGATCGGTCTCTTGGCCCTCCGAGATTAACTTACCCTTCTCCTCGGAGCACCGGTTGACCCACACACCATAGAAGCAGGGAGCCACGGTGAGAGCACCAAACAACAATGCTGGTGCCCACCTAGGACGCATCGACAGAAACCGAGTTTCTAGACACCCCCACATCTCTGCCGTGAGGCAACGGCACCTTCACGCTGAATTTGTTGAGAAGCTTCATCATCGATCCTCCTTCTTGCTTGTCGTGCTGATCCTGACCAAGTTACGCAAGGCCATTCATCCATTCTAGACACGATCGGCCTTTAACTATTTACCGGTTACTTTGCGTTCATTCGGATGCCGGGATCGCCACTCTGCTTCACCAGCCGCCATCCAGGCCCCAAGACCGTGTGCGAAACCCTCGAACGACCTAAACTGAGATGTTTGACCTTGACCACCCATTAATGCTTGGTCAGCCGATCCACCACATTGATCGTCCTGATCATTACGATAGTCAATTTGGATTGATCTCTCGACAGCCTCGCTTTGTCGATCTCCCTCTTCGCCAGGCCCTTCGCCCCTCTTACCATGCTCGGCCATATTGTGCCCCTCATGATATTCGTCCCGCATAATGGAGCGTAATCGGTGGAGTAACGCGCCTGCTTCGGATGAGTAGATAACCGCGTTCGATCAAGGCACGGCTGAGGGCGACGCGGTCGATGGACGCCCGGAGCCAGTGTGAACGAAGCTTCCATGAAGGGATCTGGCGCTCGGCGCATTCGCGTTCTCTGTGGTGATCATACGCCGAGCGGAACAGCCGTGCATCGTTTTCGGTGATGGGAGTGCGGGCTTCCCACGCCGCCTCGGGCGTGGGGCCGCCCAGTCCCCAAGGGTGTGCCGTGTCGTTCGCCTGGCGACGCGCAGCGGCGACATCATCGCAGGTCCATTGCCCGGTCCGGTCGTGTCGCGCCGACTGGTAGAAGGCGCGCACCTCGAGCGAGCCGATACCGGCCTCGACACTCCCGTTGTAGGCCGGCGTGCCCGGAGGAGAGAACAGGGCGAACACGCGGTGTTCCCGGAGCAACGTCCCGACCTCCCACGAGAGGAAGGCGGATCCGTTGTCCATCTTGATCACCAGGGGCCGGCCCTCGTGCTCGAAGAGCATGCGCAACGCGTCCACGACGACCCGGGCGCCCTCGCCCTCGCACGGCATGGCCAGCATCTGCCGGCCGCTGGCCAGGTCACGCACCAGAAGCAGATAGCGATACTGTCCGTCGATCGGCGCGGGCGGTTCGGTGAAGTCCATGGCCCACACCGTGCCGGGACGGGTCCAGCGCAGGGTATGAACGAGCCACCGCCTGCGTCGCCGGTACACCGACCGGCAACGCTCGAGGAGATGGTCGAGTTCGGCCCGGGCTACCTGGGGGAACAGGTCCCGCAGGGCCGCCAGGCTGGCGTGCGGCCCCATCAGCGAGAAGACCCCCAGGATGTCCGCGCGGGTCTCGCGGTCGAGGTCCTCGACCGGCCGGCCGCGCGGCCTCAACGTCATGCGGTCCTCTTTCCAGCGACGCATCCAGCGCGAGAGCGCCGACAACGACAGGGCCAGGCGGCGGGCGCTGGCCGACCGGGTCTCGCCATGGCACTCCAGCCAGCGAGCGAACGCGACGGCGGAACGCCGCGCGGTGCGCTCCGCCTGGCGCGCTCGCCGCTGACGCCTCGGCCCGCGCCGCCGGCGATCCCGCCGACTCTCCGTCTGGTCCTGCACGATGCTCTCCAGTCGTCCGACGTGCCGCCTCAACCGCCGCTGCCAGGCGCTGCAGGCCCTGTTGGCTTCTTCCGGCGCCGGGAGTTTTTTTTACTCCGGAACAGCTCCGGCATCGCCAGCGCCAACTCGGTGCGCACCAGCGCCGCCTGCAGATCCACTTCCAGCTCCTGGATGCGACCTTCCAGTTCTTTCTCCCGCGCGGTCCTGGTCTCC is a window encoding:
- a CDS encoding DDE-type integrase/transposase/recombinase; amino-acid sequence: MSALSRWMRRWKEDRMTLRPRGRPVEDLDRETRADILGVFSLMGPHASLAALRDLFPQVARAELDHLLERCRSVYRRRRRWLVHTLRWTRPGTVWAMDFTEPPAPIDGQYRYLLLVRDLASGRQMLAMPCEGEGARVVVDALRMLFEHEGRPLVIKMDNGSAFLSWEVGTLLREHRVFALFSPPGTPAYNGSVEAGIGSLEVRAFYQSARHDRTGQWTCDDVAAARRQANDTAHPWGLGGPTPEAAWEARTPITENDARLFRSAYDHHRERECAERQIPSWKLRSHWLRASIDRVALSRALIERGYLLIRSRRVTPPITLHYAGRIS